The Centroberyx gerrardi isolate f3 chromosome 24, fCenGer3.hap1.cur.20231027, whole genome shotgun sequence genome includes a region encoding these proteins:
- the LOC144538122 gene encoding protein NLRC3-like isoform X3, which yields MSQSEEREEGLPPSKTTLSGEHDSRTKAKSPVQQERPDSPEPSCVSMKSDQSMLDPVKFKDENDSEIKIQQERPDSPEPSCVSMKSDWSMEPPIAFKDGHHYIDPRVHQERSEVSSGQSAQEHQTDLDSIFMLLEENIVTFMKNELKKFQRVLSPDYPECLERQMEDEEVVDGEEEEQRRSSREAFLKITLHFLKRMKQEELADSLQSKTLATCCQHELKSNLKEKFQCLFEGIAKAGNPTLLNQIYTELYITEGESGEVNDEHEVRQIEAASRKPARPETTIKCDDIFKLLPGRDRPTRTLMTKGVAGIGKTVLTQKFTLDWAEDKANQDIQFTFPFTFRELNLLKGKKYSLVKLLHHFFIETKEAGICRFDKFQVVFIFDGLDEYRLPLDFQNNEILTDVTESTSVDVLLTNLIKGKLLPSARLWITTRPAAANQIPPECVDMVTEVRGFTDPQKEEYFRKRFRDEEQASRIISHIKTSQSLHIMCHIPVFCWITATVLDHVLKTSERGDLPKTLTEMYIHFLVVQSIQGNVKYHGRAETDPLWTTENRKMILSLGKLAFEQLEKGNLIFYEADLTECGIDIRAASVYSGVFTQIFKEERGLYQDKVFCFVHLTIQEFLAAVYVSLSFINTGVDLLSEPQSTSRQSTPSSDKSKLTHLYQSTVDKALQSPNGHLDLFLRFLLGLSLETNQTLLQDLQKQKGSRSETNQETVQYIKKKIRENPSPERSINLFHCLNELNDRSLVEEIQQYLRYGSLSSVTLSPAQWSALVFILLSSEEELDVFDLKKYSASEEGLLRLLPVVKASNKSLLSVCQLSERSCEALASVLSSQSSSLRELDLSNNDLQDSGLKLLSAGLESPHCRLETLRLSGCLLTEEGCASLASALSSNPSHLRELDLSYNHPGASGVKLLSAGLEDPHWRLDSLSVDHGGVRWLKPGLRKYACELTLDANTANRKLFLSEDNRKVTEVRQLQPYPDHRERFENWEQLLCRNGLTGRCYWEVEWEGMVFIGVTYRGIRRRGVGDDCRIGGNEKSWSLICSGKGYSAWHNNRTTDIPSLSSSVSNRVAVYLDWPAGSLSFYRVSSDTLIHIHTFHSTFTEPLYPGFGFGFGFGLRFDSSVSLCQI from the exons atgagtcagtctgaggagagagaggaggggctccctccctctaaaaccactctgtctggggaacatgacagccggaccaaagctaagag cccagtccagcaggagagaccagactcccctgaacccagctgtgtgtccatgaagagtgaccagTCTATGTTGGACCCTGTAAAATTTAAAGATGAAAATGATTCTGAAATTAA gatccagcaggagagaccagactcccctgaacccagctgtgtgtccatgaagagtgactggtcTATGGAGCCACCTATTGCCTTCAAAGATGGACACCACTATATTGATCCAAG AGtccaccaggagaggtcagaggtttccagtggtcagtctgcccaggagcatcaaacagacctggactccatatttatg ctgcttgaGGAGAACATCGTCACCTTTAtgaagaacgagctgaaaaagttccagagggttctgagtccagattacccagaatgcttagagaggcagatggaggatgaggaggtggtggatggtgaggaagaagagcagaggaggagcagcagagaggcttttctgaagatcacactgcacttcctgaagagaatgaagcaggaggagctggctgactctctgcagagca aaactctTGCTACTTGCTGCCAACATGAACTGAAATCCaatctgaaggagaagtttcagtgtttgtttgaggggattgctaaagcaggaaacccaacactcctgaatcagatctacacagagctttacatcacagagggagagagtggagaggtcaatgatgaacatgaggtcagacagattgaagcagcatccaggaaaccagcgagaccagaaacaacaatcaaatgtgacGACATCTTTAAActcttacctggaagagatcgaccaaccagaacattgatgacaaagggagtggctggcattgggaaaacagtcttaacacagaagttcactctggactgggctgaagacaaagccaaccaggatatacagttcacatttcctttcactttccgagagctgaatctgctgaaagggaaaaagtacagcttggtgaaacttcttcatcacttctttattgagaccaaagaagcaggaatctgcaggtttgacaagttccaggttgtgttcatctttgacggtctggatgagtatcgacttcctctagacttccagaacaacgagatcctgactgatgttacagagtcgacctcagtggatgtgctgctgacaaacctcatcaaggggaaactgcttccctctgctcgcctctggataaccacacgacctgcagcagccaatcagatccctcctgagtgtgttgacatggtgacagaggtgagaggcttcactgacccacagaaggaggagtacttcaggaagagattcagagatgaggagcaggccagcagaatcatctcccacatcaagacgtcacaaagcctccacatcatgtgccacatcccagtcttctgctggatcactgctacagttctggaccatgtgttgaaaaccagtgagagaggagacctgcccaagaccctgactgagatgtacatccacttcctggtggttcagtccatcCAGGGgaatgtcaagtatcatgggagagctgaaACAGATCCACTCTGGACTACAGAGAACAGGAAGATGATCCtatctctgggaaaactggcttttgagcagctggagaaaggcaacctgatcttctatgaagccgacctgacagagtgtggcattgatatcagagcagcctcagtgtactcaggagtgttcacacagatctttaaagaggagcgagggctgtaccaggacaaggtcttctgctttgtccatctgaccattcaggagtttctggctgctgtttatgtctctctgtcattcatCAACACTGGTGTTGATCTACTGTCAGAACCACAATCAACATCTAGGCAGTCTACACCATCAAGCGACAAATCTAAACTAACGCACCTCTACCAGAGTactgtggacaaggccttacagagtccaaatggacacctggacttgttcctccgcttcctcctgggcctttcactggagaccaatcagactctcctacaagacctgcagaaacagaaaggaagTAGGTCAGagaccaatcaggaaacagtccagtacatcaagaagaagatcagggagaatccgtctccagagagaagcatcaatctgttccactgtctgaatgagctgaatgaccgttctctagtggaggagatccaacagtacctgagataTGGAAGTCTCTCCAGTGTCacactctcccctgctcagtggtcggctctggtcttcatcttactgtcatcagaagaagagctggacgtgtttgacctgaagaaatactctgcttcagaggagggtcttctgaggctgctgccagtggtcaaagcctccaataaatctTT gctgagtgtgtgtcagctgtcagagagaagctgtgaagctctggcctcagttctcagctcccagtcctctagtctgagagagctggacctgagtaacaacgacctgcaggattcaggactcaagctgctctctgctggactggagagtccacactgtagactagaaactctcag gctgtcaggctgtctgctcacagaggaaggctgtgcttctctggcctcagctctgagctccaacccctcccatctgagagagctggacctgagctacaatcatccaggagcctcaggagtgaagctgctctctgctggactggaggatccacactggagactggactctctcag tgtggaccatggtggagtgcgatggttgaaaccaggtctgaggaagt atgcctgtgaactcacactggacgcaaacacagcaaacagaaagctcttcctgtctgaagacaacagaaaggtgacagaggtgagacagctgcagccatatcctgatcaccgaGAGAGATTTGAAAACtgggaacagctgctgtgtagaaatggtctgactggtcgctgttactgggaggtagAGTGGGAAGGAATGGTTtttataggagtgacttacaggggaatcagaaggagaggagtgggTGATGACTGCAGGattggagggaatgaaaagtcctggagtctgatCTGCTCTGGTAAAGGTTACTCTGCCTGGCACAATAACAGAACAACAGACataccttccctctcctcctctgtctctaacagagtagcagtgtatctggactggcctgctggctctctgtccttctacagagtttcctctgacacactgatccacatccacaccttccactccacattcactgaaccactctatccTGGGTTTGGGTTCGGTTTTGGGTTTGGATTAAGGTTTGactcctcagtgtctctgtgtcagataTAG
- the LOC144538122 gene encoding NACHT, LRR and PYD domains-containing protein 3-like isoform X1, which translates to MSQSEEREEGLPPSKTTLSGEHDSRTKAKSPVQQERPDSPEPSCVSMKSDQSMLDPVKFKDENDSEIKIQQERPDSPEPSCVSMKSDWSMEPPIAFKDGHHYIDPRVHQERSEVSSGQSAQEHQTDLDSIFMLLEENIVTFMKNELKKFQRVLSPDYPECLERQMEDEEVVDGEEEEQRRSSREAFLKITLHFLKRMKQEELADSLQSKTLATCCQHELKSNLKEKFQCLFEGIAKAGNPTLLNQIYTELYITEGESGEVNDEHEVRQIEAASRKPARPETTIKCDDIFKLLPGRDRPTRTLMTKGVAGIGKTVLTQKFTLDWAEDKANQDIQFTFPFTFRELNLLKGKKYSLVKLLHHFFIETKEAGICRFDKFQVVFIFDGLDEYRLPLDFQNNEILTDVTESTSVDVLLTNLIKGKLLPSARLWITTRPAAANQIPPECVDMVTEVRGFTDPQKEEYFRKRFRDEEQASRIISHIKTSQSLHIMCHIPVFCWITATVLDHVLKTSERGDLPKTLTEMYIHFLVVQSIQGNVKYHGRAETDPLWTTENRKMILSLGKLAFEQLEKGNLIFYEADLTECGIDIRAASVYSGVFTQIFKEERGLYQDKVFCFVHLTIQEFLAAVYVSLSFINTGVDLLSEPQSTSRQSTPSSDKSKLTHLYQSTVDKALQSPNGHLDLFLRFLLGLSLETNQTLLQDLQKQKGSRSETNQETVQYIKKKIRENPSPERSINLFHCLNELNDRSLVEEIQQYLRYGSLSSVTLSPAQWSALVFILLSSEEELDVFDLKKYSASEEGLLRLLPVVKASNKSLLNDCQLSERSCEALASVLSSQSSSLRELDLSNNDLQDSGVKLLSAGLESPHCRLETLKLSVCQLSERSCEALASVLSSQSSSLRELDLSNNDLQDSGLKLLSAGLESPHCRLETLRLSGCLLTEEGCASLASALSSNPSHLRELDLSYNHPGASGVKLLSAGLEDPHWRLDSLSVDHGGVRWLKPGLRKYACELTLDANTANRKLFLSEDNRKVTEVRQLQPYPDHRERFENWEQLLCRNGLTGRCYWEVEWEGMVFIGVTYRGIRRRGVGDDCRIGGNEKSWSLICSGKGYSAWHNNRTTDIPSLSSSVSNRVAVYLDWPAGSLSFYRVSSDTLIHIHTFHSTFTEPLYPGFGFGFGFGLRFDSSVSLCQI; encoded by the exons atgagtcagtctgaggagagagaggaggggctccctccctctaaaaccactctgtctggggaacatgacagccggaccaaagctaagag cccagtccagcaggagagaccagactcccctgaacccagctgtgtgtccatgaagagtgaccagTCTATGTTGGACCCTGTAAAATTTAAAGATGAAAATGATTCTGAAATTAA gatccagcaggagagaccagactcccctgaacccagctgtgtgtccatgaagagtgactggtcTATGGAGCCACCTATTGCCTTCAAAGATGGACACCACTATATTGATCCAAG AGtccaccaggagaggtcagaggtttccagtggtcagtctgcccaggagcatcaaacagacctggactccatatttatg ctgcttgaGGAGAACATCGTCACCTTTAtgaagaacgagctgaaaaagttccagagggttctgagtccagattacccagaatgcttagagaggcagatggaggatgaggaggtggtggatggtgaggaagaagagcagaggaggagcagcagagaggcttttctgaagatcacactgcacttcctgaagagaatgaagcaggaggagctggctgactctctgcagagca aaactctTGCTACTTGCTGCCAACATGAACTGAAATCCaatctgaaggagaagtttcagtgtttgtttgaggggattgctaaagcaggaaacccaacactcctgaatcagatctacacagagctttacatcacagagggagagagtggagaggtcaatgatgaacatgaggtcagacagattgaagcagcatccaggaaaccagcgagaccagaaacaacaatcaaatgtgacGACATCTTTAAActcttacctggaagagatcgaccaaccagaacattgatgacaaagggagtggctggcattgggaaaacagtcttaacacagaagttcactctggactgggctgaagacaaagccaaccaggatatacagttcacatttcctttcactttccgagagctgaatctgctgaaagggaaaaagtacagcttggtgaaacttcttcatcacttctttattgagaccaaagaagcaggaatctgcaggtttgacaagttccaggttgtgttcatctttgacggtctggatgagtatcgacttcctctagacttccagaacaacgagatcctgactgatgttacagagtcgacctcagtggatgtgctgctgacaaacctcatcaaggggaaactgcttccctctgctcgcctctggataaccacacgacctgcagcagccaatcagatccctcctgagtgtgttgacatggtgacagaggtgagaggcttcactgacccacagaaggaggagtacttcaggaagagattcagagatgaggagcaggccagcagaatcatctcccacatcaagacgtcacaaagcctccacatcatgtgccacatcccagtcttctgctggatcactgctacagttctggaccatgtgttgaaaaccagtgagagaggagacctgcccaagaccctgactgagatgtacatccacttcctggtggttcagtccatcCAGGGgaatgtcaagtatcatgggagagctgaaACAGATCCACTCTGGACTACAGAGAACAGGAAGATGATCCtatctctgggaaaactggcttttgagcagctggagaaaggcaacctgatcttctatgaagccgacctgacagagtgtggcattgatatcagagcagcctcagtgtactcaggagtgttcacacagatctttaaagaggagcgagggctgtaccaggacaaggtcttctgctttgtccatctgaccattcaggagtttctggctgctgtttatgtctctctgtcattcatCAACACTGGTGTTGATCTACTGTCAGAACCACAATCAACATCTAGGCAGTCTACACCATCAAGCGACAAATCTAAACTAACGCACCTCTACCAGAGTactgtggacaaggccttacagagtccaaatggacacctggacttgttcctccgcttcctcctgggcctttcactggagaccaatcagactctcctacaagacctgcagaaacagaaaggaagTAGGTCAGagaccaatcaggaaacagtccagtacatcaagaagaagatcagggagaatccgtctccagagagaagcatcaatctgttccactgtctgaatgagctgaatgaccgttctctagtggaggagatccaacagtacctgagataTGGAAGTCTCTCCAGTGTCacactctcccctgctcagtggtcggctctggtcttcatcttactgtcatcagaagaagagctggacgtgtttgacctgaagaaatactctgcttcagaggagggtcttctgaggctgctgccagtggtcaaagcctccaataaatctTT GCTGAAtgactgtcagctgtcagagagaagctgtgaagctctggcctcagttctcagctcccagtcctctagtctgagagagctggacctgagtaacaacgacctgcaggattcaggagtgaagctgctctctgctggactggagagtccacactgtagactggaaactctcaa gctgagtgtgtgtcagctgtcagagagaagctgtgaagctctggcctcagttctcagctcccagtcctctagtctgagagagctggacctgagtaacaacgacctgcaggattcaggactcaagctgctctctgctggactggagagtccacactgtagactagaaactctcag gctgtcaggctgtctgctcacagaggaaggctgtgcttctctggcctcagctctgagctccaacccctcccatctgagagagctggacctgagctacaatcatccaggagcctcaggagtgaagctgctctctgctggactggaggatccacactggagactggactctctcag tgtggaccatggtggagtgcgatggttgaaaccaggtctgaggaagt atgcctgtgaactcacactggacgcaaacacagcaaacagaaagctcttcctgtctgaagacaacagaaaggtgacagaggtgagacagctgcagccatatcctgatcaccgaGAGAGATTTGAAAACtgggaacagctgctgtgtagaaatggtctgactggtcgctgttactgggaggtagAGTGGGAAGGAATGGTTtttataggagtgacttacaggggaatcagaaggagaggagtgggTGATGACTGCAGGattggagggaatgaaaagtcctggagtctgatCTGCTCTGGTAAAGGTTACTCTGCCTGGCACAATAACAGAACAACAGACataccttccctctcctcctctgtctctaacagagtagcagtgtatctggactggcctgctggctctctgtccttctacagagtttcctctgacacactgatccacatccacaccttccactccacattcactgaaccactctatccTGGGTTTGGGTTCGGTTTTGGGTTTGGATTAAGGTTTGactcctcagtgtctctgtgtcagataTAG
- the LOC144538122 gene encoding protein NLRC3-like isoform X2: MSQSEEREEGLPPSKTTLSGEHDSRTKAKSPVQQERPDSPEPSCVSMKSDQSMLDPVKFKDENDSEIKVHQERSEVSSGQSAQEHQTDLDSIFMLLEENIVTFMKNELKKFQRVLSPDYPECLERQMEDEEVVDGEEEEQRRSSREAFLKITLHFLKRMKQEELADSLQSKTLATCCQHELKSNLKEKFQCLFEGIAKAGNPTLLNQIYTELYITEGESGEVNDEHEVRQIEAASRKPARPETTIKCDDIFKLLPGRDRPTRTLMTKGVAGIGKTVLTQKFTLDWAEDKANQDIQFTFPFTFRELNLLKGKKYSLVKLLHHFFIETKEAGICRFDKFQVVFIFDGLDEYRLPLDFQNNEILTDVTESTSVDVLLTNLIKGKLLPSARLWITTRPAAANQIPPECVDMVTEVRGFTDPQKEEYFRKRFRDEEQASRIISHIKTSQSLHIMCHIPVFCWITATVLDHVLKTSERGDLPKTLTEMYIHFLVVQSIQGNVKYHGRAETDPLWTTENRKMILSLGKLAFEQLEKGNLIFYEADLTECGIDIRAASVYSGVFTQIFKEERGLYQDKVFCFVHLTIQEFLAAVYVSLSFINTGVDLLSEPQSTSRQSTPSSDKSKLTHLYQSTVDKALQSPNGHLDLFLRFLLGLSLETNQTLLQDLQKQKGSRSETNQETVQYIKKKIRENPSPERSINLFHCLNELNDRSLVEEIQQYLRYGSLSSVTLSPAQWSALVFILLSSEEELDVFDLKKYSASEEGLLRLLPVVKASNKSLLNDCQLSERSCEALASVLSSQSSSLRELDLSNNDLQDSGVKLLSAGLESPHCRLETLKLSVCQLSERSCEALASVLSSQSSSLRELDLSNNDLQDSGLKLLSAGLESPHCRLETLRLSGCLLTEEGCASLASALSSNPSHLRELDLSYNHPGASGVKLLSAGLEDPHWRLDSLSVDHGGVRWLKPGLRKYACELTLDANTANRKLFLSEDNRKVTEVRQLQPYPDHRERFENWEQLLCRNGLTGRCYWEVEWEGMVFIGVTYRGIRRRGVGDDCRIGGNEKSWSLICSGKGYSAWHNNRTTDIPSLSSSVSNRVAVYLDWPAGSLSFYRVSSDTLIHIHTFHSTFTEPLYPGFGFGFGFGLRFDSSVSLCQI; the protein is encoded by the exons atgagtcagtctgaggagagagaggaggggctccctccctctaaaaccactctgtctggggaacatgacagccggaccaaagctaagag cccagtccagcaggagagaccagactcccctgaacccagctgtgtgtccatgaagagtgaccagTCTATGTTGGACCCTGTAAAATTTAAAGATGAAAATGATTCTGAAATTAA AGtccaccaggagaggtcagaggtttccagtggtcagtctgcccaggagcatcaaacagacctggactccatatttatg ctgcttgaGGAGAACATCGTCACCTTTAtgaagaacgagctgaaaaagttccagagggttctgagtccagattacccagaatgcttagagaggcagatggaggatgaggaggtggtggatggtgaggaagaagagcagaggaggagcagcagagaggcttttctgaagatcacactgcacttcctgaagagaatgaagcaggaggagctggctgactctctgcagagca aaactctTGCTACTTGCTGCCAACATGAACTGAAATCCaatctgaaggagaagtttcagtgtttgtttgaggggattgctaaagcaggaaacccaacactcctgaatcagatctacacagagctttacatcacagagggagagagtggagaggtcaatgatgaacatgaggtcagacagattgaagcagcatccaggaaaccagcgagaccagaaacaacaatcaaatgtgacGACATCTTTAAActcttacctggaagagatcgaccaaccagaacattgatgacaaagggagtggctggcattgggaaaacagtcttaacacagaagttcactctggactgggctgaagacaaagccaaccaggatatacagttcacatttcctttcactttccgagagctgaatctgctgaaagggaaaaagtacagcttggtgaaacttcttcatcacttctttattgagaccaaagaagcaggaatctgcaggtttgacaagttccaggttgtgttcatctttgacggtctggatgagtatcgacttcctctagacttccagaacaacgagatcctgactgatgttacagagtcgacctcagtggatgtgctgctgacaaacctcatcaaggggaaactgcttccctctgctcgcctctggataaccacacgacctgcagcagccaatcagatccctcctgagtgtgttgacatggtgacagaggtgagaggcttcactgacccacagaaggaggagtacttcaggaagagattcagagatgaggagcaggccagcagaatcatctcccacatcaagacgtcacaaagcctccacatcatgtgccacatcccagtcttctgctggatcactgctacagttctggaccatgtgttgaaaaccagtgagagaggagacctgcccaagaccctgactgagatgtacatccacttcctggtggttcagtccatcCAGGGgaatgtcaagtatcatgggagagctgaaACAGATCCACTCTGGACTACAGAGAACAGGAAGATGATCCtatctctgggaaaactggcttttgagcagctggagaaaggcaacctgatcttctatgaagccgacctgacagagtgtggcattgatatcagagcagcctcagtgtactcaggagtgttcacacagatctttaaagaggagcgagggctgtaccaggacaaggtcttctgctttgtccatctgaccattcaggagtttctggctgctgtttatgtctctctgtcattcatCAACACTGGTGTTGATCTACTGTCAGAACCACAATCAACATCTAGGCAGTCTACACCATCAAGCGACAAATCTAAACTAACGCACCTCTACCAGAGTactgtggacaaggccttacagagtccaaatggacacctggacttgttcctccgcttcctcctgggcctttcactggagaccaatcagactctcctacaagacctgcagaaacagaaaggaagTAGGTCAGagaccaatcaggaaacagtccagtacatcaagaagaagatcagggagaatccgtctccagagagaagcatcaatctgttccactgtctgaatgagctgaatgaccgttctctagtggaggagatccaacagtacctgagataTGGAAGTCTCTCCAGTGTCacactctcccctgctcagtggtcggctctggtcttcatcttactgtcatcagaagaagagctggacgtgtttgacctgaagaaatactctgcttcagaggagggtcttctgaggctgctgccagtggtcaaagcctccaataaatctTT GCTGAAtgactgtcagctgtcagagagaagctgtgaagctctggcctcagttctcagctcccagtcctctagtctgagagagctggacctgagtaacaacgacctgcaggattcaggagtgaagctgctctctgctggactggagagtccacactgtagactggaaactctcaa gctgagtgtgtgtcagctgtcagagagaagctgtgaagctctggcctcagttctcagctcccagtcctctagtctgagagagctggacctgagtaacaacgacctgcaggattcaggactcaagctgctctctgctggactggagagtccacactgtagactagaaactctcag gctgtcaggctgtctgctcacagaggaaggctgtgcttctctggcctcagctctgagctccaacccctcccatctgagagagctggacctgagctacaatcatccaggagcctcaggagtgaagctgctctctgctggactggaggatccacactggagactggactctctcag tgtggaccatggtggagtgcgatggttgaaaccaggtctgaggaagt atgcctgtgaactcacactggacgcaaacacagcaaacagaaagctcttcctgtctgaagacaacagaaaggtgacagaggtgagacagctgcagccatatcctgatcaccgaGAGAGATTTGAAAACtgggaacagctgctgtgtagaaatggtctgactggtcgctgttactgggaggtagAGTGGGAAGGAATGGTTtttataggagtgacttacaggggaatcagaaggagaggagtgggTGATGACTGCAGGattggagggaatgaaaagtcctggagtctgatCTGCTCTGGTAAAGGTTACTCTGCCTGGCACAATAACAGAACAACAGACataccttccctctcctcctctgtctctaacagagtagcagtgtatctggactggcctgctggctctctgtccttctacagagtttcctctgacacactgatccacatccacaccttccactccacattcactgaaccactctatccTGGGTTTGGGTTCGGTTTTGGGTTTGGATTAAGGTTTGactcctcagtgtctctgtgtcagataTAG